A window of Aricia agestis chromosome 3, ilAriAges1.1, whole genome shotgun sequence contains these coding sequences:
- the LOC121740599 gene encoding ADP-ribosylation factor-like protein 6-interacting protein 4, with amino-acid sequence MGKEKSKKRRKSSDDSSSGSSDSSQERKKLRKLKKRLKKEQKKTEKALKKKLKEQKRKLKKKRDRSREKSKSESIDNDVPADIPIELMEKSKAMAPMTKEEWEKRQSVVRRVLDEETGRYRLIKGDGEVLEEIVSRDRHKQINKQATLADGEFFQSQTLKKK; translated from the exons ATGGGAAAGGAAAAGTCTAAAAAGCGGCGCAAGTCTTCTGACGACTCGAGTTCAGGAAGTTCCGACTCAAGTCAAGAGAGAAAGAAACTACGCAAACTTAAAAAGAGGTTAAAGAAAGAGCAGAAAAAGACcgaaaaagctttaaaaaagaAGCTAAAAGAACAGAAAAGAAAGCTTAAGAAAAAGCGGGATCGGTCAAGAGAAAAGTCTAAGAGTGAAAGTATTGATAATGATGTACCTGCTGACATTCCAATAG AGTTAATGGAAAAATCAAAGGCTATGGCACCAATGACCAAAGAAGAGTGGGAGAAACGCCAGAGTGTTGTGAGGAGAGTGCTGGATGAAGAAACTGGCAGATACAG GTTAATAAAAGGAGATGGAGAGGTATTAGAAGAAATAGTATCCCGCGACAGACACAAACAAATCAACAAACAGGCCACATTAGCTGATGGCGAATTCTTTCAGTCACAAACTTTAAAAAAGAAGTAA
- the LOC121725724 gene encoding serine/threonine-protein kinase Warts: MNPPAPGKTATRTPGYNQKALAEIRNSLLPFANIGSSEPPGSSAASTVSSGVSSGFSSSSGNGLDKDLSVLPQSLNQLIALGYDEDPALKALKYAGGRFDAALDFLSKKHEPHNGVLKSSNLSVLSTKLIRKPSLEREINLHRGSPALDSGAGSSRSDSPRQSDAPPLPHEKLSRQYSPSGFSEPPPLPPPRCPSTPPVPPSVQQYMKRISPAPPLPPARGTSPVAAAPTPPARQPMIVQNGPQAQQQLTQQMHALSMYPAGATSAELPPPYPLAGVPPPPSYSVSMQNRQSPTQSQDYRKSPSSGIYSGGTSAGSPSPITVTQSTGSAAGMTRPTPMQAWTARQAVQAPIIMQSVKSTQVQKPVLQTAIAPVAPPPVAGPAVQPPPPSYASSIQQKQSQTPPSYPLAPKPSSPGSSPPVVPTATTPTVPTTEPPSYAITMQALAVQRGMHPIPPPPYGNQTDTTTTVNSHHSPVHKKYSNNCDPKGEHSQLELKCPNQNCSLLKDAPSGSDRSSNGSTERRPKGGPEKIRHQSPIPERKNISKEKEDERRDCKVRNYSPQAFKFFMEQHVENLLKAYKQRTYRRMQLEKEMNKIGLSAEAQDQMRKMLSQKESNYIRLKRAKMDKSMFTKIKPIGVGAFGEVTLVKKIDTSHLYAMKTLRKVDVLKRNQVAHVKAERDILAEADNEWVVKLYYSFQDKDNLYFVMDYIPGGDLMSLLIKLEIFEENLARFYIAELTCAVESVHKMGFIHRDIKPDNILIDRDGHIKLTDFGLCTGFRWTHNSKYYQRNDHGRQDSMDPVDGEWGALGECRCHQLKPLERRRKREHQRCLAHSLVGTPNYIAPEVLQRTGYTQLCDWWSVGVILYEMLVGSPPFLAGTPAETQLKVINWENTLHIPDAANLSRESKDLILKLCSGQETRLGKDANEVKNHPFLKSIDFDKGLRRQAAPYIPRIEYPTDTSNFDPIDPDKLRNSGSSDSNKSDSDLLENGKTFHGFFEFTFRRFFDDGYTNRINLDDNDNQGPVYV; the protein is encoded by the exons ATGAACCCGCCGGCGCCCGGCAAGACGGCCACGCGCACCCCGGGGTACAATCAGAAGGCGCTCGCTGAAATCCGCAATTCCTTACTCCCCTTTGCTAACATTGGGAGCTCAGAACCGCCTGGCTCGTCAGCTGCTAGCACGGTCAGCTCCGGTGTCAGTTCAGGCTTTAGTTCCTCATCAGGAAATGGGCTCGATAAAGATTTGAGTGTTTTACCTCAGTCTTTGAACCAACTCATCGCTTTGGGCTATGATGAG GATCCAGCACTGAAGGCACTGAAATATGCAGGTGGTAGATTTGATGCTGCCCTAGATTTTCTCTCGAAAAAACATGAACCACACAATGGTGTACTCAAGTCGAGTAACCTGAGCGTTCTTAGTACTAAGCTAATAAGAAAGCCAAGCCTAGAGCGGGAGATAAATCTTCACAGAGGGAGCCCCGCCCTCGACTCGGGAGCTGGAAGCTCGAGATCTGATAGCCCGCGGCAGTCCGACGCGCCCCCGCTTCCGCACGAGAAGCTCAGTAGACAATACTCCCCATCCGGCTTCTCGGAACCGCCGCCCCTACCTCCGCCGAGATGCCCGTCCACGCCCCCCGTGCCGCCCTCCGTGCAGCAGTACATGAAGCGGATATCTCCCGCGCCGCCCCTGCCGCCCGCGCGCGGCACCAGCCCCGTCGCCGCCGCGCCCACCCCACCCGCGCGACAGCCCATGATAGTCCAGAACGGTCCGCAGGCCCAGCAGCAGCTCACGCAGCAGATGCACGCCCTCAGCATGTACCCTGCGGGCGCCACGAGCGCGGAGCTGCCGCCCCCCTACCCGCTCGCCGGGGTGCCGCCGCCGCCCTCCTACTCCGTGTCCATGCAGAACAGGCAGAGCCCCACGCAGTCTCAGGACTACCGGAAGAGCCCGTCGTCGGGGATATACTCGGGCGGCACGTCCGCGGGCTCGCCGAGCCCCATAACGGTGACGCAGTCCACCGGCTCGGCGGCCGGCATGACGCGCCCCACGCCCATGCAGGCCTGGACTGCGCGGCAGGCGGTGCAGGCCCCCATCATCATGCAGTCCGTTAAGAGCACGCAAGTCCAGAAGCCCGTGCTCCAGACCGCGATCGCGCCGGTCGCCCCGCCGCCGGTGGCCGGCCCGGCGGTCCAGCCCCCGCCCCCGTCTTACGCGAGCTCCATCCAGCAGAAACAGTCGCAGACCCCACCGAGCTACCCGCTCGCCCCCAAGCCCTCGTCGCCCGGCTCGAGCCCGCCCGTCGTCCCGACGGCGACCACCCCCACCGTGCCCACCACGGAGCCGCCGAGCTACGCCATCACGATGCAGGCGCTGGCCGTGCAGCGCGGCATGCACCCAATCCCGCCGCCGCCCTACGGCAATCAGACCGACACGACCACCACCGTCAACTCGCACCATTCGCCCGTCCACAAAAAGTACTCCAACAACTGTGACCCGAAGGGGGAGCACTCCCAGCTCGAGTTGAAGTGTCCCAATCAGAACTGCAGCCTGCTGAAGGACGCCCCGTCCGGCTCCGATAGGAGCTCTAACGGCTCGACGGAGAGGCGGCCGAAGGGCGGGCCGGAGAAGATAAGACACCAGTCCCCGATACCCGAGCGCAAGAATATCAGCAAGGAGAAGGAGGACGAGCGGAGGGATTGCAAGGTCCGAAATTACTCCCCGCAGGCGTTCAAGTTCTTCATGGAGCAGCACGTTGAGAATCTCCTGAAGGCGTACAAGCAGCGGACCTACCGCCGCATGCAGCTGGAGAAGGAGATGAACAAGATAGGTCTCAGCGCCGAGGCGCAGGATCAGATGAGGAAAATGTTGTCCCAGAAGGAATCCAACTACATCCGATTGAAACGTGCTAAGATGGACAAGTCGATGTTCACGAAAATAAAGCCCATCGGCGTGGGAGCCTTCGGGGAAGTGACGCTAGTGAAGAAAATTGATACTAGTCATCTTTATGCCATGAAGACACTACGAAAGGTGGACGTTCTGAAGCGAAACCAGGTGGCTCACGTGAAAGCCGAGAGAGATATCCTCGCGGAGGCCGACAATGAGTGGGTGGTGAAGCTGTATTATAGTTTTCAGGATAaggataatttatattttgtaatggaCTATATACCGGGAGGCGATTTGATGTCGCTTCTCATAAAACTagaaatattcgaggagaactTAGCTAGATTTTATATTGCGGAGTTGACTTGTGCGGTGGAGAGCGTGCATAAAATGGGCTTCATCCACAGAGACATCAAGCCGGATAATATTCTAATAGATCGAGATGGTCACATCAAGTTGACCGATTTTGGTCTGTGCACGGGCTTCAGGTGGACACACAACTCCAAATATTATCAGAGAAATG ATCATGGGCGGCAAGATTCCATGGATCCGGTAGATGGTGAATGGGGTGCGTTGGGAGAGTGTCGTTGTCACCAGCTCAAACCTCTGGAAAGGCGACGCAAGCGGGAGCATCAGCGTTGCCTGGCTCACTCCCTCGTAGGCACACCTAACTACATAGCGCCTGAGGTGCTGCAGAGGACGGGCTACACCCAACTCTGCGACTGGTGGTCAGTCGGAGTCATATTGTACGAGATGCTGGTTGGATCACCGCCGTTCTTGGCCGGGACCCCCGCGGAAACACAGCTTAAG gTGATAAACTGGGAGAATACACTTCATATACCCGATGCGGCGAACTTATCACGAGAAAGTAAGGATCTCATCCTAAAACTATGTTCCGGTCAGGAGACTAGATTAGGAAAAGATGCAAATGAAGTTAAAAATCACCCCTTTCTCAAGAGCATTGATTTCGATAAAGGTCTGAGAAGGCAGGCGGCGCCATACATACCCAGAATAGAGTATCCCACTGACACCTCCAATTTCGATCCCATTGATCCCGATAAGCTGCGCAACTCCGGAAGCTCAGACTCAAACAAATCGGACAGCGATTTGCTCGAGAACGGCAAAACGTTTCACGGTTTCTTTGAGTTTACGTTCAGAAGGTTTTTTGA
- the LOC121725470 gene encoding thioredoxin domain-containing protein 5 homolog, producing the protein MNSAYTFIAMLLLPHIVTPEQSSVYEYGPEDFKRQIEILDGNFIMFYAPWCRHCTEFYPTWSELGEHINSRGTNFAIARVDCTKHARLCHEVDITGYPTLLFFHKKSFTPIEYKGARDLPSLSHFLNELFDESAKKSQLESEKIEVTTYGGRAFLNDNNIEKFVSKGQHFIMFYVPWCKVSQSLAPIWAKLAKVYEENPYIEIGQVNCIENEVTCRNFDVKEYPYLVWMVNGRIMGIANEHNLEGLKEYVEKMLLAENHDPDKFMKKKKAFPVARISEETFETFLQKELVFVNYFAPWCAHCMQLNPLWIKLGERFQNESRVIIADIDCGRSKTICEVEKINGLPTLVLYKNKEIVSVENGGQPLDSLISLVSEHLASDDAEESDAKQPTKDEL; encoded by the exons ATGAATAGTGCATATACATTTATTGCAATGCTTCTTCTACCACATATTGTGACTCCAGAACAGAGCTCAGTGTATGAATATGGACCTGAAGATTTTAAAAGGCAAATAGAAATATTGGATGGAAACTTTATTATGTTCTATGCCCCCTG GTGCAGGCATTGCACAGAATTTTATCCAACTTGGTCGGAGCTAGGAGAACACATCAACTCTAGAGGTACCAATTTTGCAATCGCTCGTGTGGACTGTACGAAACACGCCAGACTCTGTCATGAAGTTGATATCACAG GATATCCAACACTACTTTTCTTTCACAAAAAATCATTTACACCCATTGAATATAAAGGTGCAAGGGATTTGCCATCATTGAGTCACTTTTTAAATGAACTTTTTGATGAATCAGCAAAG AAATCACAGTTAGAATCGGAAAAAATTGAAGTTACAACATATGGTGGAAGGgcatttttaaatgacaatAACATTGAAAAATTTGTCTCAAAAGGCCaacattttataatgttttatgtcCCATGGTGTAAAGTGTCacag AGCCTAGCTCCAATTTGGGCAAAACTTGCTAAGGTATACGAGGAAAATCCATACATTGAAATTGGCCAAGTTAACTGTATAGAAAATGAAGTAACATGCAGGAACTTTGATGTAAAAGAATATCCCTATTTAGTTTGGATGGTTAATGGAAGAATA ATGGGCATAGCAAATGAACACAATCTAGAAGGCCTCAAAGAGTATGTTGAAAAAATGTTATTGGCTGAAAATCATGATCCAGATAAgtttatgaagaagaaaaaagcATTCCCAGTTGCTAGGATATCAGAAGAAACATTTGAAACATTTTTGCAGAAGGAATTagtttttgttaattattttgcTCCATG GTGTGCGCATTGTATGCAGCTTAACCCTCTCTGGATAAAGTTAGGAGAAAGATTCCAAAATGAATCCAGGGTGATCATAGCAGATATTGACTGTGGGAGATCAAAAACTATATGTGAAGTGGAAAAG ATCAATGGTCTCCCCACTTTAGTATTGTATAAGAATAAGGAAATAGTGAGTGTGGAAAACGGTGGTCAACCATTGGACAGTCTCATATCTTTGGTCAGCGAGCACCTGGCCTCTGATGATGCAGAGGAGAGTGATGCCAAACAACCAACCAAAGATGAACTGTAA